The Candidatus Phaeomarinobacter ectocarpi genome includes a region encoding these proteins:
- a CDS encoding acyltransferase, whose protein sequence is MRKEHRPHWAKRLHRLYQRAWVKHFLEPQFDSVGPYLDAGHPKYVSLYGPNISIGRCATLRTTPAYPITLTVWTSADREGRIDMGDYVLISPGTRILSSDNVTIGSNTMIAGEVYISDSDWHDVYDRTSEQGAHKPIAVEENVWLGYGVKVCKGVTIGKNSVIGAGSVVAKSIPANVIAVGNPARVVRELDPDRAIKKREDLYADPDALMAEMQQLERYFLRNNSLFSWLRALVAPSRND, encoded by the coding sequence GTGCGCAAAGAACACCGCCCCCATTGGGCCAAACGCCTGCACCGCTTGTATCAGCGAGCTTGGGTCAAACACTTCCTGGAACCACAATTTGATTCTGTGGGCCCCTATCTGGATGCCGGGCACCCGAAATATGTAAGCCTTTATGGGCCGAATATTTCAATCGGCAGGTGCGCCACCCTTCGGACCACACCTGCCTACCCCATCACCCTTACTGTCTGGACAAGCGCCGATCGCGAAGGCCGGATCGACATGGGGGACTATGTGCTGATCAGCCCGGGCACCCGCATCCTGTCGTCGGACAATGTCACCATTGGCAGCAACACGATGATCGCCGGTGAGGTCTATATCTCGGATTCCGACTGGCATGACGTTTATGACCGCACCAGCGAACAGGGTGCCCACAAGCCGATTGCTGTGGAGGAGAATGTCTGGCTGGGCTATGGCGTTAAGGTCTGCAAGGGCGTGACAATAGGCAAAAATTCGGTGATTGGTGCCGGGTCCGTTGTCGCGAAGTCCATCCCGGCAAACGTCATCGCTGTCGGCAATCCTGCCCGTGTCGTGCGTGAGCTTGATCCCGACCGAGCCATAAAGAAGCGCGAAGACCTCTATGCGGACCCCGATGCCCTGATGGCTGAAATGCAGCAACTGGAGCGATATTTTTTGCGCAACAACTCTCTGTTCTCGTGGCTGCGCGCGTTGGTCGCACCCTCAAGAAACGACTAG
- a CDS encoding CaiB/BaiF CoA transferase family protein translates to MGKGPLSGVKVLEFAGIGPGPFCAMLLSDMGAEVIRIDRKGAHGGSKFDVTARGRKSIALDLKNPDAIETVLKLVEQADILQEGFRPGVMERLGLGPDVVLGRNPKIVYGRMTGWGQEGPLAHAAGHDINYISLTGALHAIGPKEGKPVPPLNLVGDFGGGALYLAMGMLAALHSASATGKGQVVDTAMTDGATSLMSMFFGFMASGMWEDDRYRNMLDGGAHFYDTYECSDGKFVSLGSIEPQFYALLREKAGLNDPAFDAQMDKGQWPDLKEKLSTVMKSKTRDEWCEIMEGTDICFAPVLSIGETIDHPHNAARKTVVEIDGVAQPNVAPRFFGTPSEIQGPPPEAGGNTDEVLTAWGFSSDDIAGLKTKEAI, encoded by the coding sequence ATGGGTAAAGGGCCGCTTTCAGGCGTCAAGGTTCTGGAATTTGCAGGCATCGGCCCGGGGCCGTTCTGCGCGATGCTGCTGTCAGACATGGGCGCGGAAGTCATTCGCATTGACCGCAAGGGGGCGCATGGCGGGTCCAAGTTTGACGTGACCGCACGCGGCCGCAAATCCATTGCGCTGGACCTCAAGAACCCGGACGCCATTGAAACGGTTCTGAAGCTCGTTGAGCAGGCGGACATTCTTCAGGAAGGCTTCCGTCCTGGTGTGATGGAACGCCTTGGCCTTGGTCCGGATGTGGTTCTCGGTCGCAATCCCAAAATCGTCTATGGCCGCATGACGGGATGGGGTCAGGAAGGCCCGCTGGCGCACGCCGCCGGCCACGACATCAACTATATTTCTCTCACCGGTGCGCTTCATGCCATCGGCCCCAAGGAAGGCAAGCCCGTTCCGCCACTCAACCTCGTGGGTGATTTTGGCGGTGGTGCGCTCTACCTCGCCATGGGCATGCTTGCGGCTCTGCACAGCGCCTCCGCCACGGGCAAGGGCCAGGTCGTTGACACTGCCATGACCGATGGTGCCACGTCGCTCATGTCCATGTTCTTCGGCTTCATGGCGTCGGGCATGTGGGAAGACGACCGCTATCGCAACATGCTGGATGGCGGCGCGCACTTCTATGACACCTATGAATGTTCAGACGGCAAGTTTGTCTCACTGGGTTCCATCGAGCCGCAGTTCTATGCCTTGCTGCGTGAGAAGGCGGGCCTCAATGATCCGGCCTTCGATGCGCAGATGGACAAGGGCCAGTGGCCGGACCTCAAGGAAAAGCTCTCGACTGTCATGAAGTCCAAGACCCGGGACGAATGGTGCGAGATCATGGAAGGCACCGACATCTGCTTTGCACCGGTCCTGTCCATTGGTGAGACGATCGACCATCCCCACAACGCGGCACGCAAAACCGTTGTCGAAATTGATGGTGTGGCACAGCCCAACGTGGCGCCACGGTTCTTTGGCACACCGTCGGAAATTCAGGGTCCACCCCCAGAAGCTGGCGGCAACACGGATGAAGTCCTGACAGCGTGGGGCTTTTCATCCGACGACATTGCGGGCCTGAAAACCAAAGAAGCGATTTAG
- a CDS encoding NADH:flavin oxidoreductase, translated as MTSVDTLFRPFKLGPLSLSNRIVMAPMTRSQSPNQIPGQNVADYYRRRAEAEVGLIITEGTTVDHPVASFDTNVPAFHGEASLKGWANVVKEVHSVGGKIMPQLWHVGMMRKPGTGPNPDLPSAGPSGMVKPGKQVAEPMTENDVADLIAAFAKGAADAQRIGFDGIEIHGAHGYIIDQFFWGGTNERSDAFGGNQLKRVHLGEEIVKACRAATSPDFPIILRYSQWKQQDYDARLAPTQGELEAFLAPLTDAGVDIFHCSTRRFWEPEFEGSNMNLAGWTKKLTGKPTISVGSVSLNEEFIATFAGMDAANDEGHMDDLLERMEADEFDLIAVGRALISDHEWAAKIHKGQFDNLNPFTKEALATLY; from the coding sequence ATGACCTCCGTAGACACGCTTTTTCGGCCGTTCAAGCTCGGCCCACTCTCGCTTTCCAATCGCATTGTCATGGCACCCATGACACGCAGCCAGTCACCAAACCAGATCCCCGGCCAGAACGTGGCCGACTACTACCGCCGCCGTGCGGAAGCCGAAGTCGGCCTCATCATCACTGAAGGTACGACCGTGGATCACCCGGTTGCCAGCTTTGACACGAATGTTCCAGCGTTTCACGGCGAAGCATCGCTCAAAGGCTGGGCCAATGTCGTGAAAGAAGTGCATTCCGTTGGCGGCAAGATCATGCCGCAGCTCTGGCACGTGGGCATGATGCGCAAACCAGGCACTGGTCCAAACCCCGATCTGCCAAGCGCTGGACCTTCCGGCATGGTCAAGCCGGGCAAGCAGGTTGCCGAACCGATGACTGAAAACGATGTGGCTGATCTGATTGCAGCATTTGCCAAGGGGGCCGCGGACGCTCAGCGCATCGGTTTTGATGGCATCGAGATTCATGGCGCCCATGGCTACATCATTGATCAGTTCTTCTGGGGCGGCACAAATGAGCGATCCGATGCCTTTGGCGGCAACCAGCTGAAGCGCGTTCACCTGGGCGAGGAAATCGTCAAGGCCTGTCGCGCGGCAACAAGCCCGGACTTCCCGATCATCCTGCGTTACTCACAGTGGAAGCAGCAGGACTACGATGCCCGCCTTGCGCCAACCCAGGGTGAACTCGAAGCATTCCTGGCACCGCTGACAGATGCGGGTGTCGATATCTTCCATTGCTCAACGCGCCGCTTCTGGGAGCCGGAGTTTGAAGGCTCGAACATGAACCTCGCCGGCTGGACGAAAAAGCTGACAGGAAAACCGACAATTTCGGTTGGTAGTGTCAGCCTCAATGAAGAGTTCATTGCAACATTTGCCGGTATGGACGCGGCAAATGACGAGGGCCATATGGACGACCTTCTGGAACGCATGGAAGCGGATGAGTTCGACCTCATCGCCGTTGGCCGGGCGCTCATAAGTGACCATGAATGGGCTGCGAAGATCCACAAGGGCCAGTTCGACAATCTGAACCCGTTCACAAAGGAAGCTCTGGCTACACTCTACTAG
- a CDS encoding GNAT family N-acetyltransferase: MNVTLLTTPFSAADLAEFEGLSRQIFGGDATDEWLASLAWRLENMPDVTLFFAEQAGKRFGFKAGYATAYDRYYSWLGGVSPSVRRQGIARTLMQHQHDWLVQSRFNQVECHVDQDNAAMIDANLKAGLIVVGSFLKDGKPYTIMQKATPTD, from the coding sequence ATGAACGTCACACTCTTGACGACGCCCTTCAGCGCCGCAGATCTGGCAGAGTTCGAAGGCCTGAGCCGTCAGATATTTGGCGGCGATGCGACGGATGAGTGGCTGGCGAGCCTCGCCTGGCGTTTGGAAAACATGCCTGATGTGACGCTCTTCTTTGCAGAGCAGGCAGGCAAGCGCTTCGGTTTCAAGGCAGGATATGCGACAGCTTACGATCGCTACTACAGTTGGCTTGGCGGCGTAAGTCCAAGTGTCAGGCGCCAGGGCATTGCGCGTACCCTGATGCAACATCAGCATGATTGGCTGGTGCAGTCGCGTTTCAATCAGGTCGAGTGCCACGTCGATCAGGACAATGCGGCGATGATTGACGCAAATCTGAAAGCAGGCCTCATCGTCGTCGGGTCCTTTCTAAAGGACGGAAAGCCTTACACCATCATGCAAAAGGCAACACCGACCGACTAA
- a CDS encoding VOC family protein yields MPLNQVDHVLVAVGDLDAVTRDYEVLTGRAVSIRGSHPDYGTANAIFQLENTYIELITPVGEGAFAEQLRDHLKKKGDGLFGITFGTDDAQATSDEWQQKGLRATPPQPGEGHSPDGSVRQWRNVYVSKEDVLGLFLFAIEHVSDASTRPLAAPQTAPDATFHAVDHVVVNTPDGDKAISVFGDKMGIRLALDRDAKQWGARMMFFRLGGITLEVIQRYGDEKTPAMPLDARSVYWGMAFRARDVAAARDRLASSGVNVSDVRKGRKPGTLVATVRDKSGGVPVLIVGPDPDAAPDADETA; encoded by the coding sequence ATGCCGTTGAACCAAGTTGACCATGTACTTGTTGCCGTCGGTGATCTGGACGCGGTGACTCGCGACTATGAGGTTCTGACGGGCAGGGCAGTTTCTATTCGCGGCAGCCATCCTGACTACGGCACGGCAAACGCCATCTTTCAGCTTGAGAACACCTACATAGAGCTGATCACGCCGGTTGGTGAGGGCGCGTTCGCTGAACAGCTTCGCGACCATCTGAAGAAGAAGGGCGATGGCCTGTTTGGCATCACCTTCGGCACAGACGATGCACAGGCCACGTCCGACGAATGGCAACAAAAGGGCCTACGGGCGACGCCTCCGCAACCCGGAGAAGGGCATAGTCCCGACGGGAGCGTACGCCAGTGGCGCAACGTGTACGTGTCCAAGGAGGACGTACTCGGCCTGTTTCTGTTTGCGATTGAACATGTGTCGGATGCGAGCACGCGGCCCCTCGCAGCGCCGCAAACGGCCCCAGACGCCACCTTCCATGCGGTTGACCATGTGGTGGTCAACACGCCGGACGGCGACAAAGCCATATCCGTGTTCGGGGACAAGATGGGCATTCGCCTGGCACTTGATCGAGACGCCAAGCAATGGGGTGCACGGATGATGTTCTTCCGACTGGGCGGCATCACTCTTGAGGTGATACAGCGATATGGCGATGAAAAAACACCGGCCATGCCTTTGGATGCACGATCAGTGTATTGGGGTATGGCGTTCAGGGCGCGCGATGTGGCTGCCGCTCGTGACCGTCTGGCATCCAGTGGGGTGAATGTCTCGGATGTGAGAAAAGGACGCAAACCGGGCACGCTTGTCGCCACGGTGCGGGACAAGAGCGGTGGTGTTCCGGTGTTGATTGTCGGGCCGGACCCCGACGCTGCCCCAGACGCCGACGAAACAGCCTAG
- a CDS encoding VOC family protein: MKELLGTVDHIDNIKTAAPKIAGIHHSAFRCRDAGETRKFYVDILGLEDGAALAFDKDPAGNDRPYMHLFFKMGDGNFLAFFDEPNSVKEDLFTMKDGIEDYHFAFEVASMDEQAQFKTRLEEAKVPVFGPIDHEFCHSIYFFDPNGLALEITVRDACHDTYMAEEGAEARAAIAKWTAKTEAMKQAKLTPAAAE, translated from the coding sequence ATGAAAGAGCTGCTTGGAACGGTCGATCACATCGACAACATCAAGACCGCCGCACCAAAAATTGCGGGCATCCATCACTCGGCTTTTCGCTGCCGTGACGCAGGGGAAACGCGGAAATTCTACGTCGATATCCTGGGACTGGAAGACGGCGCGGCGTTGGCTTTCGACAAGGATCCGGCAGGCAATGACCGGCCCTACATGCACCTGTTTTTCAAGATGGGCGACGGGAACTTCTTGGCTTTTTTTGATGAACCCAACTCGGTGAAGGAAGATCTTTTCACCATGAAGGACGGTATTGAGGATTATCACTTCGCCTTTGAAGTGGCCTCGATGGACGAACAGGCGCAGTTCAAGACACGGCTTGAAGAGGCAAAGGTCCCGGTTTTCGGACCGATTGACCACGAGTTCTGTCACTCGATCTACTTCTTTGACCCCAATGGTCTGGCGCTTGAAATCACGGTTCGCGACGCGTGCCACGACACGTACATGGCGGAAGAAGGCGCAGAAGCGCGCGCGGCCATCGCCAAGTGGACGGCAAAGACCGAGGCCATGAAGCAGGCAAAGCTGACGCCTGCAGCAGCCGAATAG
- a CDS encoding histidine phosphatase family protein has product MSALPGTTGRRRIYLMRHGHVNYFSRQVRETGDTSLVPLTELGQAQAKAAGQALAHVTFDRAICSGYPRTEQTAKLALEQLDTTVPELEYDRRLVEIHGGGFGPVMEQDDIASVMTFTFDQAAEPDAKMGPAGEVFGDAMDRAVEGINDLLNTPNWHTALVVAHEGINRLLLGWCTGNGLKAIQAFEQDPACINIIDVDLVPKETGDGTEIVRKIIKAVNVTPYNYVKHGMNMTSLEAIFARDPA; this is encoded by the coding sequence ATGAGTGCATTGCCGGGCACAACGGGCCGGCGGCGCATCTATTTGATGCGTCATGGCCACGTGAACTATTTCTCACGCCAGGTGCGCGAGACCGGCGACACCTCACTGGTGCCGCTAACCGAACTGGGACAGGCCCAGGCCAAAGCGGCTGGTCAGGCGTTGGCGCATGTGACGTTCGATCGCGCGATCTGCTCGGGCTATCCACGCACGGAACAAACCGCAAAGCTCGCGCTTGAACAGTTGGACACCACCGTGCCGGAGCTTGAATACGACCGGCGTCTTGTGGAAATCCACGGCGGTGGCTTTGGACCGGTCATGGAGCAGGATGACATTGCGTCTGTGATGACGTTCACATTCGATCAGGCGGCAGAACCTGATGCGAAGATGGGGCCTGCGGGTGAAGTCTTCGGTGACGCGATGGACCGCGCTGTCGAGGGCATCAATGATCTTCTCAATACACCCAACTGGCACACAGCGTTGGTGGTTGCCCATGAAGGCATCAACCGTCTGCTGCTTGGTTGGTGCACCGGCAATGGCCTGAAAGCCATTCAGGCGTTTGAGCAGGACCCGGCCTGCATCAACATCATTGATGTGGACCTGGTGCCCAAGGAGACAGGCGACGGGACCGAAATCGTCCGCAAGATCATCAAGGCCGTAAACGTCACACCCTACAACTACGTGAAGCACGGCATGAACATGACGAGCCTTGAAGCCATTTTTGCGCGTGATCCTGCTTAG
- the hspQ gene encoding heat shock protein HspQ gives MVHSEAKFQIGQVVKHRLFPFRGVIFDVDPVFNNTEEWWLAIPEHLRPRKDQPFYHLLAENDETEYEAYVSEQNLLIDETGKPVRHPQVKEMFGDLKDGLYAILPGSAH, from the coding sequence ATGGTACACAGCGAAGCCAAATTCCAGATCGGCCAGGTAGTGAAACACCGCCTGTTCCCGTTTAGAGGTGTCATCTTTGATGTCGACCCGGTGTTCAACAACACCGAGGAATGGTGGCTTGCGATCCCCGAGCATCTGCGTCCGCGCAAGGACCAGCCGTTTTATCACTTGCTCGCTGAAAACGATGAGACGGAATACGAGGCTTATGTGTCCGAGCAAAACCTGCTGATCGACGAAACCGGCAAGCCGGTCCGCCATCCGCAGGTGAAGGAAATGTTTGGCGACCTGAAGGATGGCCTCTACGCCATTCTGCCAGGGTCAGCGCACTAG
- a CDS encoding DUF4174 domain-containing protein: MRPAVAQMEQFQWTYRPLVVIAQSDDEPALRDLHIVLRQSRDALADRDVLVVTVAGDDVTAWNPALDEAPDHSFDATRLRATYGQAGAAISIALVGKDGDIKDRGTVPGDIQDMMDLIDTMPMRQREIQAREREMERREEIENRMWGDESFGR; this comes from the coding sequence ATGAGACCAGCAGTGGCTCAGATGGAGCAGTTCCAATGGACGTATCGGCCACTGGTCGTAATCGCGCAATCAGATGACGAGCCAGCGCTTCGCGACCTGCATATTGTGCTGCGTCAATCACGCGACGCACTGGCGGACCGCGACGTCTTGGTGGTCACAGTGGCGGGCGATGACGTTACCGCATGGAACCCGGCGCTTGACGAGGCGCCAGACCACTCTTTCGATGCGACCCGCCTGCGCGCGACATATGGCCAGGCTGGAGCTGCGATCTCCATTGCGCTTGTCGGCAAGGACGGTGACATCAAGGACCGGGGTACTGTGCCCGGCGACATCCAGGACATGATGGACCTGATTGATACAATGCCTATGCGGCAAAGAGAGATTCAGGCTCGGGAGCGCGAAATGGAGCGTCGCGAGGAAATTGAAAACCGCATGTGGGGCGACGAGAGTTTCGGCAGGTAG
- a CDS encoding mechanosensitive ion channel family protein: protein MTDQATETLGALAVTYGISLVGAIVILIIGFWVANRARIAVVRLMERFDEIDQTLTSFLAGLVRYIIIAVTILAVLAEFGVQTASLLAVMGAAGLAVGLALQGTLSNVAAGVMLLFLRPFKLGDYIEAGGVSGSVKAITLFRTELSTPDNVQVFVPNSDVWGSAISNYSYNSTRRVEIECGIAYDDDIGKAFEVMRSVVAEDARVLATPAPMVAVKTLGDSSVNVICRVWVKSGDYWPFTFDKQREIKEGYDAAGLNIPFPTRTVYQIDEKSAD from the coding sequence ATGACTGACCAGGCAACGGAAACTCTTGGGGCGCTGGCCGTGACCTATGGCATTAGCTTGGTCGGTGCCATCGTCATTCTCATCATCGGTTTTTGGGTCGCCAACCGCGCGCGCATTGCAGTCGTGCGGCTGATGGAACGATTTGACGAGATCGATCAGACACTCACCTCGTTCCTTGCCGGGCTGGTTCGCTACATAATCATTGCCGTTACAATCCTTGCCGTCCTGGCTGAATTTGGCGTTCAGACGGCAAGTCTGTTGGCTGTAATGGGTGCTGCCGGCCTAGCCGTAGGCCTTGCACTCCAAGGGACACTCTCCAATGTGGCGGCGGGTGTCATGCTGCTGTTTCTGCGGCCGTTCAAGCTGGGCGACTATATCGAGGCTGGTGGTGTGTCCGGTTCGGTAAAAGCCATCACCCTCTTTCGGACTGAGCTTTCCACTCCGGACAATGTGCAGGTATTCGTACCCAACAGCGATGTTTGGGGATCCGCAATCAGCAATTACAGCTACAATTCAACCCGCCGCGTCGAGATTGAATGCGGCATCGCCTACGATGATGATATTGGCAAGGCGTTTGAAGTGATGCGCAGCGTGGTTGCCGAGGACGCGCGCGTTCTGGCAACGCCTGCACCGATGGTGGCCGTGAAGACTCTCGGGGACAGTTCCGTCAATGTGATTTGCCGTGTATGGGTCAAATCAGGTGACTATTGGCCCTTCACCTTCGACAAGCAGCGTGAGATCAAAGAAGGCTATGATGCTGCAGGGCTCAACATTCCCTTCCCGACTCGCACGGTTTATCAAATCGATGAAAAATCGGCTGACTGA
- a CDS encoding extracellular solute-binding protein, translating to MGAFMVMRRMLLTLLISLAGSLVALASAQAQTPQHGIAMHGSPKYPADFTRFDYVNDRAPQEGEIKLAAIGGFDSLNPMIIRGSSAAGIRWHVFESLMGRAYDEPFSLYGLIAETITTPDDRSWVEFTLRPEARFSDGQPVTVEDVIFTVETLRDQGRPNHKFYYGKVASMEKTGDRKVRLTFTEEGDREMPLIMGLMPILPKHVYEGQDFTRTGLTPMIGSGPYTIGNVDPGSSITFLRNPDYWGKDVPAARGHNNFDRIRYDYFRDANASFEAFKSGEYTLRIEDDPTRWSTGYDVPAVKDGRIIREQLKKSTPSGMRALVFNTRRDVFSDINVRKALGMMFDFEWINKNLFYGLYTRTQSFYDNSELSSAGRPASPAEKALLAPFPDAVTPEIMASGYVAPRTDGSGRNRSQMRDALALLKEAGYTVQDAKLVDASGAQFAFEILVASPEDERLALTFARNLERLGIDAKIRNVDSSQYQQRRQTYDYDMIFNFWSASLSPGNEQSFYWGGDSADTDGTRNYMGVRSDAVDAMIAAMLEAREREDFVTAVRALDRVLLSGHYVIPLYHAPDQWVARWNNLDHPQVQPNFVRFDTWWSAGTN from the coding sequence ATGGGCGCTTTTATGGTCATGCGGCGGATGCTTCTCACACTTCTGATTTCCCTTGCTGGGAGCCTTGTAGCTCTTGCCAGCGCTCAGGCTCAGACGCCGCAGCACGGCATTGCCATGCACGGCAGCCCCAAATACCCGGCTGATTTCACCCGATTTGATTACGTGAATGACCGGGCACCGCAGGAAGGTGAGATCAAGCTCGCTGCGATTGGTGGTTTTGATAGCCTGAACCCGATGATCATCCGCGGCTCGTCCGCAGCCGGTATCCGGTGGCATGTCTTTGAGAGCCTTATGGGCCGCGCCTATGACGAACCATTTTCGCTTTATGGTTTGATCGCTGAAACCATAACGACACCCGATGATCGCAGTTGGGTTGAGTTCACCCTGCGTCCGGAAGCGCGCTTTTCGGATGGTCAGCCGGTGACAGTGGAGGACGTCATTTTCACCGTTGAAACCTTGCGCGATCAGGGGCGGCCAAACCACAAGTTCTATTATGGCAAGGTCGCGTCAATGGAGAAGACCGGAGACCGAAAAGTCCGCCTCACATTCACCGAAGAAGGTGATCGTGAGATGCCCCTGATCATGGGGCTTATGCCGATCCTGCCCAAGCATGTGTATGAGGGGCAGGATTTTACACGCACAGGTCTGACACCAATGATCGGGTCCGGGCCCTACACGATCGGCAATGTTGATCCAGGCAGTAGCATCACCTTTTTGCGCAACCCTGACTATTGGGGCAAGGATGTGCCTGCTGCGCGCGGCCACAACAATTTTGATCGCATTCGCTACGACTATTTTCGTGATGCGAATGCGTCCTTCGAGGCTTTCAAATCCGGCGAGTACACCTTGCGTATCGAAGATGATCCCACGCGCTGGTCCACCGGCTATGACGTGCCGGCGGTGAAGGATGGCCGCATCATCCGCGAGCAACTCAAGAAGAGCACCCCGTCAGGCATGCGGGCATTGGTGTTCAACACCCGTCGCGACGTCTTCTCGGATATCAATGTCCGCAAGGCATTGGGCATGATGTTTGACTTTGAGTGGATCAACAAAAACCTCTTCTACGGCCTCTACACGCGGACCCAGAGCTTCTATGACAATTCCGAATTGTCCTCGGCTGGACGTCCGGCCAGCCCGGCCGAAAAAGCCCTGCTTGCACCCTTCCCTGATGCCGTGACACCGGAGATCATGGCGTCGGGATATGTAGCACCACGAACGGATGGTTCGGGACGCAACCGGTCTCAGATGCGTGATGCTCTGGCTCTTCTCAAAGAGGCTGGCTACACCGTTCAGGATGCCAAGCTTGTTGATGCATCTGGCGCGCAATTCGCGTTCGAGATTTTGGTCGCGAGTCCGGAAGACGAACGCCTCGCGCTGACCTTTGCTCGCAATCTGGAGCGGCTGGGCATTGATGCAAAAATCCGCAACGTGGATTCAAGCCAGTATCAGCAACGCCGTCAGACCTATGACTACGACATGATTTTCAACTTCTGGTCGGCGTCTCTTAGCCCGGGCAACGAACAATCGTTCTATTGGGGTGGCGATAGCGCAGACACGGACGGCACGCGCAACTATATGGGCGTCAGATCAGATGCGGTGGATGCGATGATCGCGGCAATGCTTGAGGCCCGCGAGCGTGAGGATTTCGTGACTGCAGTGCGGGCGTTGGACCGCGTCCTGCTGTCAGGTCACTACGTGATCCCGCTCTATCATGCGCCTGACCAGTGGGTGGCACGCTGGAACAATCTGGATCACCCGCAGGTGCAGCCCAACTTTGTTCGTTTCGACACCTGGTGGTCCGCTGGCACCAACTAG
- a CDS encoding invasion associated locus B family protein: MIRHTIRRSLRSLMSPHKLGVTAGAALIALAGFSSAQAQQAEGAKVEPSVVEQHGMWVFECTPSEGKEFCSMQQVLSNADTKEVLLHVTIAYHPRTADLLMVSRTPLGVELPLGVGLQVDEGQQMAAPYTNCTTAGCRATAPLSADLVNTLKNGNTMKISFGYRGQRIDAPVSLTGFTAAYNAITARKPVATQPSLTAPAQ, encoded by the coding sequence ATGATCCGCCACACGATCCGCCGTTCACTCCGCAGCCTCATGAGCCCTCACAAACTGGGTGTGACTGCCGGTGCTGCTTTGATTGCTCTTGCCGGGTTTAGCAGTGCGCAGGCACAACAGGCCGAAGGCGCAAAGGTTGAGCCGTCGGTTGTGGAACAGCATGGAATGTGGGTGTTTGAATGCACGCCGTCAGAAGGTAAGGAATTCTGCTCTATGCAGCAGGTCCTTTCCAATGCAGACACAAAGGAAGTGCTACTTCATGTGACGATCGCATATCATCCGCGTACGGCGGACCTGTTGATGGTGTCACGCACACCGCTTGGCGTAGAACTGCCGCTTGGCGTGGGGCTCCAGGTTGACGAAGGTCAGCAGATGGCTGCGCCATACACCAACTGCACCACGGCAGGCTGCCGGGCAACGGCACCCTTGAGCGCAGATCTCGTGAACACGCTCAAGAACGGCAACACGATGAAGATTTCATTCGGCTATCGCGGCCAGCGGATTGATGCACCCGTATCACTGACGGGCTTCACCGCAGCGTACAACGCAATTACGGCCCGCAAGCCTGTTGCAACGCAGCCATCCCTGACAGCCCCTGCGCAGTAA